The segment CTTTTTCATCACGAGTAATTTTGTTTACTCCTGCTACAACAATAACCTTTTTAGGACCAAACGTCATAGCTGCTACTCTATTTCCAGCACCATCTACATTTACTAATTCTCCTTGCATAGTAATAGCATTACTACTACATAAAAATAAATCACTTGTCAATTGAGCCCTTTTAACTTGTGATTTTTCTTCTAAAGTAAGTTTTGGATCTCCATGATCCAATATCTTTGCTCCTTTTTGTATTGCTTTATCCTTTATTCCTAATGATTGTATTGTAACTGATCCTCCGAATCCTACACTATCGCCATGATTTATATTCTTTAGAATATATTCAGCTGCTTCTTTTCTTGTTTCAAAATATATTGCATCAAAATAATTTTCTTTTAATTCTTTAACTACCTTTTCTCCTAAAATTTTATTGTGCCAAGTATATACGTTTTCCATAATCTCACTCCTATTAAATAATATTTATAATAACTAATTTATAAAACCATATTATCCTCAATATCCATTTTTATCAATAAAAATTATTTAATTATCTCTATAAATCTTTTAATTATCATTGCAGTAAATCCCCATATTACATATTCATTATATTTATAAAAATATTGATAATATGTTTTCGAACTAAATTTGTAGTTTTTTCCACCATTGATAAGATTAAAAGGGAAATCATCTTTATAGTGTTGCTTTATCATTCCTTCATACTTTTGGGGTTTATTTTCAATAAAAAATTTCAATGGTACTTTAAATATATGATCAACTTCATTCTTATTTGGATAAATTACGTCCGTTGTAATTTTACCCACAAATGTATATATTATAGAATTAAATGGAGTTATAAGATAATCCATTTCTCCAATAAATTCAAAATCTTCTTTATTTATATTTAATTCTTCGAATGTTTCTCTAATTGCAGCATCTTTAGGTGTTTCTCCATCCTCTATTGCTCCTCCTGAAAGTGATACATCTCCAGGTTGCTTTCTTAAACTTAAAGCTCTTTTTTCAAATACTAAATAAATTTCTCCTTCTTCTTCTATAAGCAATATCATAACTGAACTCTTTCTAAATTTTTCTATAGATTCCCCCTTTCTATTTTTAAATACACTTATTATATTATTCATAAAAACTCTCCTCTTCCATTCTCTTTATATTACTTTTTTTGTTGTTTATAACATATTAAAATGTTATACTAAAATCGTATTTAAATCTATTTAAATACATAAAAAATTTATATTGGGGGAGATGGACTTTGAGACGTAAAATTTCAACTTTATTACTAACAACATTAATCTTTCTTTCATTTTGTACAACAGCCTTCGCTGCTAATCTTAATGCACCAAATATAGTTGGAAAATCTGCAATTGTAGTTGATGCTAAAACTGGAGAAGTAATATATACTAAAGATGTTGATACATCTCCAATGTATCCAGCAAGTACCACTAAACTTTTAACAGCTTTATTATTAGCAGAAAACAAGCAACCTACTGATATACTTACATATACCAATGGTGCTTCAAAACAACCTGAATATACTTTACGTTCCTTTCTTAAGGGTCAACTTAAAGTAGGAGATAAGATGAGTGCTGATGATGCAATGAAAGGATTACTTTTACATTCAGCTAATGATATAGCTTATATGATAGCTGACAATGTGGCAGGAAACGTAGATAATTTTGCCAAGATGATGAATGACAAAATTAAAAAACTAGGTTTAACACATACCCATTTTGTAACACCTAATGGGTTAGATACTGGAATTACAGACCACTATACTTCAGCTTATGATTTAAGTGTTATAGGCAAGGCAGCTTATGAAAATGAATGGGTAAGAAAAACTATGAATCTTAAAAAAGATAAAATAGAACTAACAAATGGAGTTCTTGGTTACCCTGAAAATAGAAATAAACTACTAGGTCAAACTTTAGATTCTAAGATAGGTATTAATATTAAAAATGTTCCTGTATCTAATGCAGTGTGTATAGGTGGTAAAACTGGTTACACTTCTAAAGCAGGAAGATGTTTAGTAGCTATGTTTAATAAGGATGGTAGAATCCTTATTGGAGTTGTAATGAAATCAGCTTACGATAAAAATGATACATATGTATTTAATGATATGGTCAAAATTGTCAATTGGGCATATTCAGCAAAACAAGTACCTCTTTATAAAGCAGATACTGAATTAAAAACTTTATCTATAAAGTATAGACCTTTAAAATTCTTCGGACCTACAAAAACAATTAATATTCCTGTAACAGTAAAAGAAGATGTTACCTACTATGATAATGAATTCAATAAAGCAGAAACTAAAACCGAATTTGAATTACCGGACATAGACATAGGCATAGGCAAATTAAGCAAAAACAAGAGTATTGGTAAGCTAGTATTAAAACAAAGAACTGCAACTAAAACTTATGATTTATATCCTACAATTTCTTCTTCAGGTTTAATAAAAGATAACATACTTTTATATTTAGGCTTAGGTATTGGATGTATTGTAGTAATCGGATTAATTATTTTTATCTCTAAATTTATCTCAAATAAATTTAGAAGAGGTAGAAGAAATAAACGTATGTTCTAGAAAAACTGCTGACTTAATCAGCAGTTTTTTTCTTTATAAAACTATAATACTTTTTCTATAAATTTTCCATTTTCATAGAATAGCTCGTTATCTGCATATATCTTACCACCATTTCTCATGTCACAAAGCATATCCCAATGAATAGTAGATGTATTTTTTCCACCTGCTTCTGGCATAGAATCACCTATTGCCATATGAATAGTTCCGCCTATTTTCTCGTCAAACAACATATTTCTTGTAAACTTTTTAATTCCATAATTAGTTCCTATAGCAACTTCTCCAAATTTAGAAGCTCCTTCATCAATTAATAAAAGTGTTTTTAAAAGTTCTTCTCCTTTTTTTGCTGTTGCATTTATAATCCTACCATTTTCAACTTCTAATTTTATTCCCTCAATCTCTTTTCCCATATAAATTCCTGGAAAACTAAAAGTTATAAATCCATTAATTCCATCTTCAACAGGAGATGTAAATACCTCTCCATCTGGAAAGTTAACTTTCCCATCGCAATTTATCCATTTTCTACCTTCTATATTTACTTTTATATCAGTTCCTTCTGAGATAATATGTAATTCCTTTTTTGTGTCTAAATATTTTACCCATTTTTCTTGATATTCACTTACCTTTTTCCACTCTTGTACTGGATCATCTGAATCCAAAAGACCAGCTCCATACACAAAATCCTCATACTCATCAAGGCTCATACTGGCCTCTTGTGCATCCGCATAAGTTGGAAATTGGGTTCCACACCATCTAAGTGATCCATCTCCCATTTTTTTTGAATAAATCTCTCTCCAACTTGTAGCTCCTTTAGCACTTAATTTTAATACTTTAGGATCAATATTGGCATTTGCTTTAGTATTCTTGGTTCCCCATGCAGTTAACCACACATCTGCCTTGTCTAAAGAAATCTTTTGTATAAAATTTTCTTCTTGCAATTGTTCTTCAGTACTATATTTTAACTTTATTCGATCTACTTCATGAGAAGTTAATTTAGTTTCTACATGTGCTCCTGCAATTATAGCCTCTTTTACTACTTCAACCATCCAAGGCTCACATATATTTTCACATTGCACAAGCACAAAATCGCCTTTTTTCACTTCTGCTGAATAATTAACCAATAGTCTAGCCAACTTTTTTAATCTTATATCTGACATTTTTCTTCCCCCTAAAAGTATTTTAATATATTATTTCATAAAATTATACATTTACCCAACATTTACGTCAACATAATAATTAAATCATATATCACAAATACATTTACGTAAGCATATTATATTATGTATAAATATTTTAAAAGGGTGAATATTACTATGACTTTATATCCTTATTGGAGAATTGAAACTAAATCTTTTATAAGACTACTTCATGCATCACCAAATACACCATCAGTAGACGTATATTTGAATAATCAACTAATAACTCCTAATTTAAAATATAAAGACTTTACTCAATATATTTCCATAATACCTGGTCTATATAATATAAAGGTTTTTCCTGCTGGTAAACTCTCATATCCTATTATTGATACCCAAATAAAAATACCTTCTAATAAAATTTTTACATTAGCACTTGAAAATACACTTAAAAATATTCACGTCCTTCCTTATGAAGAACCTAAACTTCCAATACCTCCAAATAATGCTTACATTAAATTTGTACATCTATCTCCTGATACTCCAAACCTAGATATAACTTTGCCTAATGATACTATACTTTTCAAAGATGTAGAATTTGAAAAAGGAACAGACTATACCCCAATAAAAACAGGTACTTATACGATTCAAGCTAAACCAACTGGAACTAATAAAGTTATTTTAACAATACCAAACATAGTGTTAAAACCTAATAGATTTTATACTCTTTATGCCATTGGAAATTCAAGTGGTAATCCTCCTTTACAAATGTTAATACCCCTTGATGGCAATTCCTATATAACTATATAACATTTATTTTGTACTTAACTTTAACGGTAATATTGCATATAGTTCACAAGCTTTTATTAAGTCATCTATTGAAACTTGTTCTCTTGGACTATATGCCAATATTTCTTTGCCTGGACCAAAACCTATAGTCGGAATTTTAAACATACCATAAGTTATACTTCCATTTGTAGTTAATATCGATTTTTTTATTTCTGGCTCTATATCATACATGGTTTTATATGCTTCAATAGTTTTTTTTAATATAAAACTATCTTTATCTATAATCCATGGCTTTAAAATATTATTGGTACTATAACTATACCCCGTATATGTTATCTTATTTGCTATGTTTATTTTAACATTGTGATTTTTAATAGATTTTAAACAACTTAATTCCTTAATAATATCATCTACATTTTCTCCTAAAACCATTCTTCTATCAATGCTAATAATGCATTTATCAGATATACATGATTTAGATGGACTTTCACAAGATATTTTATTAACAGAAATAGAGGCTTTTCCTAAAATATCACTTTTATATAATTGGTTTAATTTCTCTAAATCTTTAACTACAGGAAGAGCCTTATAAATAGCATTTATCCCCCTTATACAATCTCCTGAATCAGTGCTTAATCCATTTATAATAACTTCTATTTCGGCCCTTCCCCTACTTCCTATATGAATATTTAGATTTGTAGGTTCAGTTATAACAACAAAATCAGGTTTTATATTATCCTTCTCTATTATATATTTCCAAGCTTCTCCATCATATTCTTCTTTCATTATAGATCCTATTACATAAACCGTATAATCCCCTGTGAGGTCCAAATCTTTAATAGCTTTACCACTATACACAATTGACGCCATAGCACCTTTTTGCTCAAGTGTACCTCTTCCATATATAACATCGTCCTTAATTTCAGGACTAAATGGATTTTGATTCCATAAATCATCATCCCCTACATCTACTGTATCAACATGAGCTTCTATAGCTATAACTTTACTTCCATTTCCTAATCTTCCAATAATATTACCCATTCCATCTATGAATGTTTCATCAAATCCAATTTTGTCCATTTCTTCTTTAACTCTTAATATAACTTCTTTTTCATTATAAGTAACACTATGTATATTTATCATATCAATAAGAAAATTAGTAATACTCCCTCTATACTCCTCTATCTTTTTTATTATTACACTTTTTATGTCCATACTTTAAACCCCTCTTAACGTTTTTCCTATATATGTTATTTTTCATTTTATGAAAATATTCCTTTTTCAACATAATATATTTTTTTTAAATCATTACTATTTTTCTATTGAACTCATATATTGATATTATCAATCAATTCCATATATTGAAATATGATAGGAGGAATACTATGAAATGCGAAAGAAATGCAATAATATTATTTTTTATCTTTATATTTTCTTTAACTTCATTGTGTAGCATTAAAGTATATGGGAAAACCTTCAAAAAAAATTTATTAATTAAAAAAAGTATAAACACAGAATCTCATAGCATTGAAAATAATACTGATGAAAAAGAATTATCTCAAAATAAAAATACCTTAGAGAAAAATAAAGATAATCCCGCAGTATCAGAAATTAAAGAAAAAAAATTTACACCTTTAAAATTAGGCTCACGTGGAAATGAGGTTAAAACATTACAACAAAAACTTAATAAATTTGGATATAAAATAAATTCTGATGGAATATTTGGTGATTCTACTGAAACTGCACTTTACGACTTTCAAAAAAGAAATGATTTATCTAAAGACGGTATAGTCGGTAAATCAACTTTAAAAAAGTTAGATTTAGAGCCAACGGAAAAAACTATGTATAATCCCAAAGACAATATTTTTTCTCCCGTTGATAGCTCTAATTACTTTGAAAATTTTATAAACAAAAGAAATTCAAATAGTGTAACAGACTACTATATATGGGTAAATACTAATACACCTAAAACTTATATATTTAAAGGATATAATCATCATTGGAAACTTATAAAAACGTTACCCTGCACTGTTGGAAAATCCTCTACCCCTACGATAAAAGGAACTTTTTCTATAGGAAATAAAGGTGAATCATTTATTGTCAAAAATAATCCTAAATTGATGTGTAAATATTTCACTCAAATAAATGGAGATTATCTATTTCATACAATATTGCTGAATAGAAATGGAAGCGTTGCAAATGGCATACTAGGCGCTAAATTATCTCATGGGTGTATAAGACTTTCCATAAATGATGCAAAATTTATTTATTATAATATACCTAAAAAAACTACTATATATATAAATTGATTATTAGAAAAAACTCTTAAGAGGAAATGCATTTTGTATACAAAACTTATAGTTAGTTATAGCAAAACATATTATTAATATTATAAGGAAAGTAATAATGGCTTTTTTGTTACTTTTCCTTATAACTTGTATAATTCCAAATATAAAACCAAGTATTCCCCATAATTGAATTATTGGTATCCTTTCTGGTAAACAGTTATCAATAAATAAGCATATAAAATTTAAAGGTACGTATAAAAAAGATATTATAGGTAAACACACATTATATACTATATATGGTGATATTATTATCACAAAAAAGCTTACAAGTATTCCCATTGGAGAATTACTTATTAATATAAATAATACACTTAAAACTATAAAGCTTATAATCATATATTTAATTAAATAATCTCTATTTTGAAAAACATTTAAGAAAGCTTTATTAAAGTTTGCCCATATATCATTATAGCTTGGACTATTATACGTATAACGATTATTGTAAAGTTTAAACAAGCTCATATTTCCACTAGAAAAAATATATATTGGAATTATAAAAATTAATCTCATTAAATAAAACATAAAAGTATATCCCAATATTTTAAATATGCATTCTTTCATAGAACTTCGGGTCTTAACAGACTTAGATGAAAATTTACTTAGGTCATCTATAATAATTAACTTGTCCTCCATATAGTCCCCCATTTCTTTTCCAATAATTTACATATACAATATTACCATATTATGGATTTATTTGCATTAGATTAATTCCACAATTAAGTATAAAATAAGTATAAAAATAGGGTTATCTTAAAAATTTCTTTAAGATAACCCTTAAACTTTATTTTATAATATATACTTAGTAGATTCTTTATTATTTATTTTGTTAAATATTAATAAGCTTATAAAAACACATATAGTTGCAAGAGTCCAACCTCCAACTACATCACTTATATAATGCACACCCACGTATACTCTACTAAGTCCTACTGACGAACCATAAATATATATAAGTATACTTAATACTACCGCTACTCCCTTATTGCTTAAACTTGTTAAAACAAAATATATTATGAGTAAAGCAGCTGTCATAGATAATACGGAATGACCACTTGGGAAACTATATCCATGTATATTTACAAGCCAATTTCCTGTTGGTCTTGGTCTTTTAACTATAAATTTTAACACTTGACTAATAATGGCAATTATTAAAACTGTTATAGAATAAAACCAAGCTTCTTTTTTTCTTCTTATTATGTAGAAAAACGCAAATACTAAAATGGTAAATATTATAGCTGTTATTGTATCACCACTTTTACTTACTATAACTACTAGCTTATTAAGAGTATGGTTTCTAATACTTGAAACATAATTAATTGCTATATTATCAAATTTTCCTCCGCCAGTAACAAAACTATCTCTTAATTTTATAATAAAAAAAGTTATCCATCCTATAGATAATAATCCCAGTAAATACAAGTAATATTTTACAATATTTTTATTATTATCTGAATCACTTATGTACATTTTATTCTCTCCTTTATAAATTTTTTAATTTTATAATTAATATTAATATTGATATGGAAATTCTATATTAGTATACTATGTTTATATTATAATGTCATCTATATTTGATAATTTGTTTTTTAGTTTTTTTATTTATACAACATAATAAAAGTCTCTAACCTTAAATAAAATTTACCCTATGTCAATGACGTTTTAAAAAAGTATTTGTCTTGGAAATTTATTTAATTCATTTTCGGTTATAAAAATTTTCTTAAATTTATCAATATAAATAATTCCTTTTGAACTTACTCTTTTAACATATTTGTTTTCAGATAATATTTTAACTTCTTTTTTAGTAAATAATT is part of the Clostridium botulinum genome and harbors:
- a CDS encoding lactate utilization protein — encoded protein: MENVYTWHNKILGEKVVKELKENYFDAIYFETRKEAAEYILKNINHGDSVGFGGSVTIQSLGIKDKAIQKGAKILDHGDPKLTLEEKSQVKRAQLTSDLFLCSSNAITMQGELVNVDGAGNRVAAMTFGPKKVIVVAGVNKITRDEKAALERIEILAAPKNSKRLSQNTPCVKTGVCMNCKSEDRICRIYSVIKRKPMGADITVVIIGDEMGY
- a CDS encoding NUDIX hydrolase → MNNIISVFKNRKGESIEKFRKSSVMILLIEEEGEIYLVFEKRALSLRKQPGDVSLSGGAIEDGETPKDAAIRETFEELNINKEDFEFIGEMDYLITPFNSIIYTFVGKITTDVIYPNKNEVDHIFKVPLKFFIENKPQKYEGMIKQHYKDDFPFNLINGGKNYKFSSKTYYQYFYKYNEYVIWGFTAMIIKRFIEIIK
- a CDS encoding D-alanyl-D-alanine carboxypeptidase family protein; the encoded protein is MRRKISTLLLTTLIFLSFCTTAFAANLNAPNIVGKSAIVVDAKTGEVIYTKDVDTSPMYPASTTKLLTALLLAENKQPTDILTYTNGASKQPEYTLRSFLKGQLKVGDKMSADDAMKGLLLHSANDIAYMIADNVAGNVDNFAKMMNDKIKKLGLTHTHFVTPNGLDTGITDHYTSAYDLSVIGKAAYENEWVRKTMNLKKDKIELTNGVLGYPENRNKLLGQTLDSKIGINIKNVPVSNAVCIGGKTGYTSKAGRCLVAMFNKDGRILIGVVMKSAYDKNDTYVFNDMVKIVNWAYSAKQVPLYKADTELKTLSIKYRPLKFFGPTKTINIPVTVKEDVTYYDNEFNKAETKTEFELPDIDIGIGKLSKNKSIGKLVLKQRTATKTYDLYPTISSSGLIKDNILLYLGLGIGCIVVIGLIIFISKFISNKFRRGRRNKRMF
- a CDS encoding aminopeptidase codes for the protein MSDIRLKKLARLLVNYSAEVKKGDFVLVQCENICEPWMVEVVKEAIIAGAHVETKLTSHEVDRIKLKYSTEEQLQEENFIQKISLDKADVWLTAWGTKNTKANANIDPKVLKLSAKGATSWREIYSKKMGDGSLRWCGTQFPTYADAQEASMSLDEYEDFVYGAGLLDSDDPVQEWKKVSEYQEKWVKYLDTKKELHIISEGTDIKVNIEGRKWINCDGKVNFPDGEVFTSPVEDGINGFITFSFPGIYMGKEIEGIKLEVENGRIINATAKKGEELLKTLLLIDEGASKFGEVAIGTNYGIKKFTRNMLFDEKIGGTIHMAIGDSMPEAGGKNTSTIHWDMLCDMRNGGKIYADNELFYENGKFIEKVL
- a CDS encoding DUF4397 domain-containing protein, with product MTLYPYWRIETKSFIRLLHASPNTPSVDVYLNNQLITPNLKYKDFTQYISIIPGLYNIKVFPAGKLSYPIIDTQIKIPSNKIFTLALENTLKNIHVLPYEEPKLPIPPNNAYIKFVHLSPDTPNLDITLPNDTILFKDVEFEKGTDYTPIKTGTYTIQAKPTGTNKVILTIPNIVLKPNRFYTLYAIGNSSGNPPLQMLIPLDGNSYITI
- a CDS encoding YgeY family selenium metabolism-linked hydrolase, with the protein product MDIKSVIIKKIEEYRGSITNFLIDMINIHSVTYNEKEVILRVKEEMDKIGFDETFIDGMGNIIGRLGNGSKVIAIEAHVDTVDVGDDDLWNQNPFSPEIKDDVIYGRGTLEQKGAMASIVYSGKAIKDLDLTGDYTVYVIGSIMKEEYDGEAWKYIIEKDNIKPDFVVITEPTNLNIHIGSRGRAEIEVIINGLSTDSGDCIRGINAIYKALPVVKDLEKLNQLYKSDILGKASISVNKISCESPSKSCISDKCIISIDRRMVLGENVDDIIKELSCLKSIKNHNVKINIANKITYTGYSYSTNNILKPWIIDKDSFILKKTIEAYKTMYDIEPEIKKSILTTNGSITYGMFKIPTIGFGPGKEILAYSPREQVSIDDLIKACELYAILPLKLSTK
- a CDS encoding L,D-transpeptidase family protein, which codes for MKCERNAIILFFIFIFSLTSLCSIKVYGKTFKKNLLIKKSINTESHSIENNTDEKELSQNKNTLEKNKDNPAVSEIKEKKFTPLKLGSRGNEVKTLQQKLNKFGYKINSDGIFGDSTETALYDFQKRNDLSKDGIVGKSTLKKLDLEPTEKTMYNPKDNIFSPVDSSNYFENFINKRNSNSVTDYYIWVNTNTPKTYIFKGYNHHWKLIKTLPCTVGKSSTPTIKGTFSIGNKGESFIVKNNPKLMCKYFTQINGDYLFHTILLNRNGSVANGILGAKLSHGCIRLSINDAKFIYYNIPKKTTIYIN
- a CDS encoding phosphatase PAP2 family protein yields the protein MYISDSDNNKNIVKYYLYLLGLLSIGWITFFIIKLRDSFVTGGGKFDNIAINYVSSIRNHTLNKLVVIVSKSGDTITAIIFTILVFAFFYIIRRKKEAWFYSITVLIIAIISQVLKFIVKRPRPTGNWLVNIHGYSFPSGHSVLSMTAALLIIYFVLTSLSNKGVAVVLSILIYIYGSSVGLSRVYVGVHYISDVVGGWTLATICVFISLLIFNKINNKESTKYIL